In bacterium, the following are encoded in one genomic region:
- a CDS encoding GWxTD domain-containing protein: MKKQIFILVGTFFIVNFFVGKNLTAQSEIDSVEILKNQAVENIRAFERLPTAAKALSKIFGDKIKRARKMIERAVVLNPNDIELWFVKGVVLRLDGAFDGAETDIRNVIKKNDRYSSFGFPNVWIQLGYIYREKGEYDLAIDAFKQGTLIDLNDTWPLIELSMVFIDLNRSTEASEAFYGGLNEIRDTKNIDRLFSDCRDIATEKEIKQWDDSLKSYEERLAFINIFWKKRDPNPLDAVNERLIEHYKRLSFVRSNFSKSAEPWYDDRGMVYLRLGKPGQRYIGRITDEVRDNESWTYDHIKSGLYFDFIEKSGYYELGSLFDAVDISNRGSTLYDIFNERALINPYYQRMADRIKTQLDVVKGRAEEAFNSTVTLSKGDPTAYERLERTNFASNFLMTNNFAQDYLANIEYSKKQNFIFDVGAPHLPMNCNFASFRSINKKDSRLEFYYTVPFKVLNFAPSITQVDKFNTSIKLHMKLYDLKYNEVKSVERDFDISAFGKETTSHFFLDQFDADITPGKYIAAVEMRNNEKDRVGIYQFVLNVRDYNSDSLLVSDIEIAQYVDQTLTKDKYLKPQSNLKVVPNPAAGLVNTKPLTIYYEIYNLAKNADNRTSYQVSYSIKMLESNQSFLSSVAGVFTGKKEASTSSVTVKEGKSVNEKEYIAFDIADLPTGVAALEVRVKDLNSGKEAVSATNITITSAREEQNNASSEETVKEK, from the coding sequence ATGAAAAAACAAATCTTTATTTTAGTTGGGACGTTTTTTATAGTAAACTTCTTTGTAGGTAAAAACCTAACTGCACAGTCGGAAATAGACTCGGTTGAGATTTTGAAAAATCAAGCAGTTGAAAATATACGAGCTTTTGAAAGATTGCCAACTGCTGCTAAAGCGTTATCTAAAATTTTTGGTGATAAAATAAAGCGCGCTCGTAAAATGATCGAACGTGCAGTGGTTCTCAATCCAAATGATATTGAACTGTGGTTTGTAAAAGGTGTAGTATTGCGACTTGATGGAGCCTTCGATGGGGCAGAAACTGACATTAGAAATGTAATCAAAAAAAATGATCGGTATTCTTCGTTTGGATTTCCTAACGTTTGGATACAACTCGGATATATTTATCGTGAAAAAGGTGAGTATGATTTGGCAATAGATGCGTTTAAGCAAGGTACACTTATAGATCTAAATGATACTTGGCCATTAATTGAATTATCCATGGTATTTATTGATCTTAATCGTTCTACTGAGGCTAGCGAAGCTTTTTATGGGGGGTTGAATGAAATACGTGATACTAAAAACATCGATCGCCTATTTTCAGACTGTCGTGATATAGCAACTGAAAAAGAAATTAAACAATGGGACGATTCCTTAAAGTCATACGAAGAACGGTTGGCTTTTATCAATATATTTTGGAAAAAACGTGACCCCAATCCTTTGGATGCAGTAAATGAAAGATTAATAGAGCATTACAAACGATTATCGTTTGTTCGTTCAAATTTTTCCAAATCTGCTGAACCATGGTATGATGACCGAGGCATGGTTTATTTGAGGTTAGGAAAACCTGGTCAGAGATATATTGGGCGAATTACAGATGAAGTAAGAGATAACGAATCATGGACGTATGATCATATAAAGTCTGGCTTGTACTTCGATTTTATAGAAAAATCGGGTTATTATGAGCTTGGCTCGCTTTTTGACGCGGTTGACATCAGTAATCGCGGGAGTACTTTATATGATATTTTTAACGAACGTGCACTTATTAATCCATATTATCAACGTATGGCTGACAGGATCAAAACTCAGCTTGATGTTGTAAAAGGAAGAGCTGAAGAGGCTTTTAATTCGACTGTAACATTGTCTAAAGGCGATCCGACCGCTTATGAACGACTCGAGCGTACAAATTTTGCTTCTAATTTTTTAATGACAAATAATTTTGCTCAAGACTATCTTGCCAATATAGAATACTCTAAAAAGCAAAATTTCATATTTGATGTCGGTGCACCGCATCTGCCCATGAATTGCAATTTTGCGTCGTTCCGGAGTATTAATAAAAAAGATTCAAGATTGGAGTTTTATTATACAGTTCCGTTTAAAGTACTTAATTTTGCGCCGAGCATTACGCAAGTGGACAAGTTTAATACATCAATTAAGCTTCATATGAAATTATATGATTTGAAATATAATGAAGTGAAATCGGTTGAGAGAGATTTTGACATATCGGCATTTGGAAAAGAAACAACATCGCACTTTTTCTTAGATCAGTTTGATGCGGATATCACTCCGGGGAAATATATTGCAGCCGTTGAAATGAGAAATAATGAAAAAGATCGCGTCGGAATATATCAATTCGTTCTTAATGTTCGGGATTATAATTCGGACTCGTTATTGGTAAGCGATATAGAAATCGCTCAATATGTTGACCAAACTTTAACGAAAGATAAATACCTTAAACCTCAGTCGAATCTTAAAGTTGTGCCCAACCCGGCTGCCGGATTAGTTAATACTAAGCCATTAACCATTTATTATGAAATCTATAATTTAGCCAAGAACGCAGATAATAGGACATCGTATCAGGTATCCTACTCCATTAAAATGCTTGAGAGCAATCAAAGTTTTTTGAGCTCCGTAGCCGGTGTTTTTACCGGGAAGAAAGAAGCATCGACGTCTTCTGTTACCGTCAAAGAAGGTAAGTCCGTGAATGAAAAAGAATATATAGCTTTTGATATAGCGGATCTGCCGACCGGAGTTGCTGCTCTAGAAGTTCGTGTTAAAGATCTAAACTCCGGTAAAGAAGCGGTAAGTGCGACTAATATCACAATTACAAGTGCCCGTGAGGAGCAGAATAATGCATCTTCTGAGGAAACTGTTAAAGAAAAATAA
- a CDS encoding response regulator, which produces MKTDKAQKPNLQQLTSTHQEIDLISNSKKPTVLLVEDDDIAGSTIAMMVETLHCSVIRVENGLDALSIVGSMKIDLVITDLCLPVMSGTEIIEHIRKINKTVPIFIVTGYLHTATETEMISDSDKKSCGVIEILMKPIRMKNLLDKIKEHTLIESAPKAALMKI; this is translated from the coding sequence TTGAAAACAGACAAAGCACAAAAGCCCAATTTACAGCAACTCACATCTACACATCAAGAGATTGATCTGATTTCGAATTCAAAAAAGCCAACTGTTTTATTAGTAGAAGATGATGACATTGCCGGCTCGACTATAGCTATGATGGTTGAGACATTACATTGTAGTGTGATACGCGTTGAAAATGGGCTTGATGCGTTAAGTATTGTCGGCTCCATGAAGATAGATTTAGTTATCACTGATTTGTGTTTACCTGTCATGTCGGGAACAGAAATTATTGAGCACATCAGAAAAATAAATAAAACCGTGCCTATTTTCATTGTTACGGGTTATTTGCATACGGCTACCGAAACAGAAATGATCTCAGATTCCGATAAAAAAAGTTGTGGTGTCATCGAAATACTTATGAAACCCATCCGTATGAAAAATCTCTTAGATAAAATCAAAGAACATACGCTAATTGAAAGTGCTCCTAAAGCCGCTTTAATGAAAATCTAA
- a CDS encoding LEA type 2 family protein produces the protein MKKLGLIGLSIFTVWLSSCSVAKQIDMAKTFAKCDFSVQNIEHMQLSDIKIQNVKSVKDLSLKKAAQLTDALTKKTLPLTFTLNLSVENPNEKPAGMNRLEWIVLIDNNEIVRGALDQMVEILPDSDATVPLNIEMDLKKSFSNESAESLVKLAFNLAGEGDKPTRITVKVKPTINVAGLNIEYPGYIDVNTKINSEHGKQLRKKAAKKAR, from the coding sequence ATGAAAAAATTAGGTTTAATTGGCCTCAGTATATTTACTGTTTGGCTGTCTTCTTGTAGTGTGGCCAAACAAATTGATATGGCAAAAACGTTTGCCAAATGTGATTTTTCCGTTCAAAATATCGAACACATGCAACTGTCTGATATTAAAATACAAAATGTAAAGTCAGTTAAGGATTTGAGTTTAAAAAAAGCTGCACAATTAACTGATGCACTAACCAAAAAAACGTTACCTTTAACATTTACTCTTAACTTGTCGGTCGAAAATCCTAATGAAAAACCGGCTGGAATGAATCGACTTGAATGGATTGTTCTTATAGATAACAACGAAATAGTGAGGGGTGCCTTGGATCAGATGGTAGAAATTTTACCGGATTCAGATGCGACGGTACCGCTTAATATTGAAATGGACTTAAAGAAATCATTTAGTAACGAATCGGCCGAAAGTTTAGTAAAGTTGGCATTTAATTTGGCCGGAGAAGGTGACAAGCCTACGCGCATAACTGTAAAAGTTAAGCCGACAATTAACGTAGCGGGATTAAATATTGAATATCCTGGTTATATAGATGTAAATACAAAAATCAACTCTGAACATGGTAAACAATTGAGAAAGAAAGCCGCTAAAAAGGCTAGATAA